A genomic stretch from Spartobacteria bacterium includes:
- a CDS encoding dihydrodipicolinate reductase, which translates to MPETETPPKLQVLIVGSGKLARELLENLASPHIHSVLPWAEREAAWSGRRVVVHAGSGREMADVLSFCARHQLVLIELATTGALTGVVPSFPVVVCANTNMLMLKFMAMLHAQGHLFAGY; encoded by the coding sequence ATGCCGGAAACTGAAACACCTCCAAAACTCCAAGTCCTGATCGTCGGGTCCGGAAAGCTTGCCCGCGAATTGCTGGAGAACCTCGCCAGCCCGCATATTCACAGCGTCCTGCCCTGGGCCGAGCGCGAGGCCGCGTGGTCTGGCCGGCGGGTTGTGGTCCATGCCGGGTCTGGGCGGGAAATGGCGGACGTGCTGTCCTTTTGTGCGCGGCATCAACTCGTGCTGATTGAGTTGGCGACAACTGGGGCGCTTACGGGCGTTGTGCCATCGTTTCCCGTGGTCGTCTGCGCGAACACGAACATGCTGATGCTCAAGTTCATGGCCATGCTGCACGCGCAGGGCCATTTGTTTGCAGGGTATGA